From a region of the Balaenoptera musculus isolate JJ_BM4_2016_0621 chromosome 15, mBalMus1.pri.v3, whole genome shotgun sequence genome:
- the TMEM186 gene encoding transmembrane protein 186, producing the protein MAAFLRAVPRSPGPAAWGRALHELWCCSGQDPRRWVGSRPPASKEKPPGTETETFQMVYRFDAIRAFGYLSRLKVAQTALTVVALPPGLYWYSQGLMTFNSLCLAGGIAGFALAMLCWMSHFFRRLVGILYVNESGTMLRVAHLTFWGRRQETYCPVANVIPMTESQDRPQELFVRIQQYNGKQTFYLTLRYGRILDRERFTQVFGMLDKLK; encoded by the exons ATG GCTGCCTTTCTCCGAGCTGTGCCGCGGTCGCCAGGGCCAGCTGCATGGGGAAGGGCTCTCCACGAGCTGTGGTGCTGCAGTGGGCAGGATCCTAGGAGGTGGGTGGGAAGCAGGCCACCAGCCTCCAAGGAGAAACCACCCggcacagagacagagacatttCAGATGGTGTACCGGTTTGATGCCATCAGGGCTTTCGGGTACTTGTCTCGGCTGAAGGTGGCACAGACGGCCCTGACGGTGGTGGCCTTGCCGCCTGGCCTCTACTGGTACTCCCAGGGCCTCATGACCTTCAACTCCCTGTGCCTGGCGGGCGGGATCGCTGGCTTTGCCCTGGCCATGTTGTGCTGGATGAGCCATTTCTTCCGGAGGCTGGTGGGCATCCTGTACGTGAACGAGTCGGGCACCATGCTGCGGGTGGCCCACCTGACCTTCTGGGGCCGGCGACAGGAGACATACTGCCCTGTGGCCAACGTGATCCCCATGACGGAAAGCCAGGATCGGCCTCAGGAGCTGTTTGTGCGGATCCAGCAGTACAATGGGAAACAGACCTTCTACCTCACCCTGCGCTACGGACGCATCCTGGACCGAGAGCGTTTCACACAGGTGTTTGGGATGCTGGACAAGCTCAAGTGA